In Diorhabda sublineata isolate icDioSubl1.1 chromosome 2, icDioSubl1.1, whole genome shotgun sequence, the sequence gataaaaaatgtagtttaagacattttctacaaaaaaggtctctTGTGATTTTTCCCTTAGAGctgtagtttttttgtaaaatccgCTCAAACTTTGGGGTCGTATCTTaactgaattttcaattttccgaattttgcaaataactcgacaTCTGtgcaaaatttcgaaaaacgtgaagggataaaaaatgtagtttaagatattttatgcaaaaaagGTCTCATGTGATTTTTCCCTAAGagctgtaatttttttgtaaaatccgCTCAAACTTTGGGGTCGTATCTTaactgaattttcaattttccgatttttgcaaataactcgaaatctgtgcaaaattttggagaaagtggacaaacaaaaatgtagtttaagatattttctacaaaaaaggttcctTGTGATTTTCCTGTAAGagctgttatttttttgtaaaatgagcTCCAGCTTCGGGGTCGCATCttactaaattttgaatattccgaattttgcaaataactcgaaatctgtgcaaaatttcgaaaaacgtgaaggaataaaaaatgtagtttaagacattttctacaaaaaaggtctcaTGTGATTTTTCCCTAAGagctgtaatttttttgtaaaataataaatattatttatctatttcgagatatttataaattgttttcacCGATACACAATCTGCCATTTCAATTCGAAAAGAATACCATATATACAAttgatagaagaaaaaaaattacaaccaATTAGGCCCCAGAGAATTATCTAAAACGTTAACGGCGTCGAACCTCTCCATTTCGTTGAATATCTGTTTGAGTTCGGTTAGAGCGTTGCTGCTTCTATGTCTGGCTTCCCACAGATCTAATATGCAATCTGTCGGTGATGGTTTGGTGGCGAAGAAATTGATGTACCTATCGACTTTAAGAGCGTGCGCCAGCATTCTCCAATCGTTACCGCGTGGCGTGGGCGGATCGAGGCATTGACATAATTGTTTTCTAAGCGTTTTGGATAACCTAAAGTTGAAGTCGTCGCAAGTTGAAACACCTCTATCGGTTACGATCATATTTTTAGTATCGAGTCTTTTGGCACTTTTCGCGTATTCTACGCCTTTTCTGCTGTCGTTAGATTTCGTGGTTTCGCACGTTTTTGGCACAAATTCGTTGTGGTTGAATTTACCTGAACTCGTTTTTTCGGCTAATTCTATGCCGTCGTCTTTGCAGTGGATATCAAACACTTGGATGTAGTCGAATCCTTTTTGATTGACGCGTAGCTTGAAGTTCAACAATCTGCTGAGTTCGTAGTTTTCCAGGGTGAAAGAACAGTGCAAACTGTTACTGTTAGCCTGCCATAGATGTTTGAAAGGTATTTCTTGGTAATTAGTTGAAGGTTTCGCCCCCCAACCGTCGCTAACATTATCCACGGATAAACAGAGGTTGCTTCCGCCGTCTTGGAAGGTAATCGATCTCGGTTCGTCGAGGAGATATCCGCCGAGTCGTTTCTCTTGACCAAAAACGGTCTCCATTGATGAATCGGTATCTTCTAAAACGTAAACTCTTATACTATAATCTCCAGAGGATTGGAAACAAAGTTTCGGTCCGAATACGGCTAGCTTCAGTCTTTTTATCGCAGCTCCATTAGCTGATCTACCTACTATGACGTACCTAGCCAAAGATTCCGTCACTAAATAGGCAGAGGATTTGTCTAATTGACAGAAAACGTTCGTGTTTATAGTTTCTTGACCTAAAGTTGCCGCGTTTTGCCATTGGGAGTCGCTGCAATCACTTTGTAGTATAGATATCTGCCAGTTATTTCTTGTTATCTCGGCGCAGTGAGGTACTTTTAATACGACGGCTTTGTTTAAAGAAATATTCGGTCCGCAAGATACTACAGGACTCAATTGAGTTAAGCCTTCGGCTAATTTAGGCCTGAAACAATCTTCGTTGAGTATCGATAGAAATAATTCTTGTTTTCTTGTTCTGGATAGGGCTCCTTCCGGAACTAAAAGACTAACTGACGATTCGGATAAATTCAAAAAGCCTCCCACGTTGGATAAGGTGGAACTGGTGTAGTTACCACTCGTTGTGGGGGTTACCGCATACGCTGTTGGTAGGGTAGCTATTGGTAAAGTAACTGTATCCGTCGCTACTTCGTATGTCGAATCggctgaaaacaaaaatattgtcaaCAATTAACAATTGTTATAATCGCAAATTACACTTACAATTATTGGTAAAACCGCTGAGTTGACTCCTCTTGCCGCTGGAGGATTCCAGAGTCGAACTGGTCGCCGGTGACATTTGGATATCGCTTCCGGAAGTTAAATGAGGTACGTCGTAATGGTGTTCTGAAACGGAACGTGTTACCGACGACGCTGGGTTCGTGTAAGGGTATTCGTAGCACGGTGGAACGGTTTGAGTAACGTCCGGTTGTAGCGTTAGTGATTTCTTATCTGGATCGGGAAAAAACTCCGGATGGTAATCTGGAAAACGAAAAAAGATCAAATCGTTTGATTCTCAATCACGATAAACTGgagaataaagaaaaacagtTGTCAGAAACGGAAAAATTTAACAATCTATCGCCTGAGAAGACTAGGATACGTTTTGTAGTAGTTTTTTCGTGttctaacaaattttttcaacttcgGATTCTTCTTGACGTCTCTCGAAATATTTATGTAAGTTTCTTCTTGTTGCCTTTTAACATCTTTACGTTTTAATTGTCTTTTCTTTATGTTTAGTTTCAAAAACGGCATGAGAATATAATGAGGTTCATTTTTAGAATTTCTTCCTGTTAGTTTCGCgctttcatcattttttttacgttaataaatttatttttcgttttattcttGATGTCCTTTAACTTAATTGTCTTTTCTTTTTGGATTTCAGCCTCAGAAAACGGATTTATTATACATTTCTGGCGACTTTTCTTgtggttcaatttcttttttcgaACTTTGGGAATATTGAATACAAAGTCAGTCGTTCTTTCTGTTTGTTGTCGTACATTACGTTGTGTTTTTCTGTTATTAAATAACGtggtttttttttatgaaatacatgaataaaagcTGCGCTACCTGTACAAttggtataaaattattatagttcAGTGATCGTATCTCCTGACgcacgaaaattagttatgtcgTTGATTTTATGGATTTAGGCAGGGTGCTTTATCGATACAGTGAAAAAGTGGAGGGATAAACAGTAGTTTaagatattttctacaaaaaaggtttgttGTGATTTTTCCCTAAGagctgtaatttttttgtaaaatgagcTCAAACTTCGGGGTCGCATCTTACTAAATTTTTAGTCTTTCGAATtttgcgaataactcgaaatctgtgcaaaatttcgaaaaacttgaacgaataaaaaatgtagtttaagatattttctacaaaaaaggttcccTGTGATTTTCCTGTAAGagctgttatttttttgtaaaatgagcTCCAGCTTCGGGGTCGCATCttactaaattttgaatattccgaattttgcaaataactcgaaatctgtgcaaaatttcgaaaaacgtaaagggataaaaaatgtagtttaagatattttctataaaaaaggtttcATGTGATTTTTCCCTAAgagtttcatttttttgtaaaatgcgCTCAAACTTCGGGGTCACATCTTACTAAATTTTTAGTTTgtcgaattttgcaaataactcgaaatctgtgcaaaattttgaaaaacgtgagaagataaaaaatatagtttcagatattttctacaaaaaaggtctctTGTAATTTTTCCCTAAGagctgtaatttttttgtaaaatgagcTCAAACTTCGGGGTCGCAtcttactaaattttcaattttccgaattttgcaaataactcgaaatctgtgcaaaatgtcgaaaaatgtgaagagataaaaaatatagtttcagatattttctacaaaaaagttctCTTGTGATTTTTCTCTAAGagctgttatttttttgtaaaattagcTCAAACTTCGGGGTCGCAtcttactaaattttcaattttcaaaattttgcaaataactcgaaatctatgcaaaatttagaaaaaagtgaagggataaaaaatatagtttaaaatattttctataaaaaaggtttcATGTGATTTTTCCCTAAgagtttcatttttttgtaaaatgcgctcaaacttcggggtcgcatcttactaaattttgaatattccgaattttgcaaataactcgaaatctgtgcaaaatttcgaaaaacgtaaagggataaaaaatgtagtttaagatattttctataaaaaaggtttcATGTGATTTTTCCCTAAgagtttcatttttttgtaaaatgcgCTCAAACTTCGGGGTCACATCTTACTAAATTTTTAGTTTgtcgaattttgcaaataactcgaaatctgtgcaaaattttgaaaaacgtgaggagataaaaaatatagtttcagatattttctacaaaaaaggtctctTGTAATTTTTCCCTAAGagctgtaatttttttgtaaaatgagcTCAAACTTCGGGGTCGCAtcttactaaattttcaattttccgaattttgcaaataactcgaaatctgtgcaaaatgtcgaaaaatgtgaagagataaaaaatatagtttcagatattttctacaaaaaagttctCTTGTGATTTTTCTCTAAGagctgttatttttttgtaaaattagcTCAAACTTCGGGGTCGCAtcttactaaattttcaattttcaaaattttgcaaataactcgaaatctatgcaaaatttagaaaaaagtgaagggataaaaaatatagtttaaaatattttctacaaaaaaggtttcttgtgatttttccctaagagctgtcatttttttgtaaaatgcgCTCAAACTTTGGGGTCGCATTTCaactgaattttcaattttccgaattttacaaataactcgaaatctgtGCAAAATGTCGGAAAACGTGAGGAGATCAAAAATATagtttcagatattttctacaaaaaagttctCTTGTGATTTTTCTCTAAGagctgttatttttttgtaaaattagcTCAAACTTCGGGGTCGCAtcttactaaattttcaattttccaaattttgcaaataactcgaaatctatgcaaaatttagaaaaaagtgaagggataaaaaatatagtttaaaatattttctacaaaaaaggtttcctGTGATTTTTCCCTAAGagctgtaatttttttgtaaaatgagcTCAAACTTCGGGGTCGCAtcttactaaattttcaattttccgaattttacaaataactcgaaatctgtgcaaaatttttgaaaaacgtgaagagataaaaaatatagtttcagatattttctacaaaaaaggtctccTGTAATTTTTCCCTAAGagctgtaatttttttgtaaaatgagcTCAAACTTCGGGGTCGCAacttactaaattttcaattttccgaattttgcaaataactcgaaatctgtgcaaaatgtcgaaaaacgtgaagagataaaaaatatagtttcagatattttctacaaaaaaggtctctTGTGATTTTTCTCTAAGagctgttatttttttgtaaaattagcTCAAACTTCGGGGTCGCAtcttactaaattttcaattttccgaattttgcaaataactcgaaatctgtGTGAAATGTCGAAAAACGTGAAgagataaaaaatgtagtttaagatattttctacaaaaaaggtctctTGTGATTTTCCTCTAGGAGctgtcatttttttgtaaaatgtgcTCAAACGTCGGAGTCTGCGGGAAATTACGTCCCCGGCTGAAGAAGAAATTGCTGTTTCTCCTCAAAAACTCAACATTTCGGGACGAAAGAAAGTGCATTTCACTCGTTAGAGTCTGTACTTTTAAACTGCACTTGCGAAAAAATTCAgacttgttaaatttttttggtaaacaGCACGAACGGGATTGTTTTTTGCTGATTGCATGGGTGTACTTGAAATACATGTGGCTGTGAATCTGCCACTCCCAGGAGCGAATCCTTACTTGAGGTCGTTAATTAGACgattacctttaaaatgagacCAATTATACCTTTGAACTCAGTCTGTGATAGggaaaaaactacttttactAATGTTAGATTTTTTTGACAAGTTTCTTATAAGTTGTTGAATACCAGACATTTTcgcaaaataatgagaaaactaaAACATACATTTTGTAGCTGTTGTtgatgatttttaatatataatattttctctatttttgataaataaagtTCCCACAAGAATAGCGCGTTTTTAAGGATTATCCCTGTCCCACACTTAAGTTTAGAATACTTACAACAATCAGGATTTTAAAAGAGATTTCTGGCATTTTAGAGTTTttgtaggttaggaaaaatcatatttgagcTTCTTCGGAGATAATTTCCAGCTCggcattttttttatctctaaatttcaagtcatttttgagttattcgcaaaaAATGCAAAAGATTCAGTAAAATTCGCTGTTTGTAAgagtaattttgagattaggaaaaaatcatCGGGAAACAactttgtaggaaattttttgaactacatttttgatctcttcacttttttcgaaattcggcacagattccgagttatttgcaaaattagaaattttgaaaatttaaacaaaaatatatcgtttagcggccaaaattttgatgttaactcTTACTGTATCGATCGTAAGTCCAGAAAATCAg encodes:
- the LOC130453213 gene encoding netrin receptor UNC5C isoform X2; translation: MKHQPHLPAVAVIFLIFLQVGVICNQDGALLEEQSTPKPTPEQDESLLLNSDLPIFLAEPQNAFVVKGRPATLQCRAAHALSLYFKCNGAKKIETVENWFVDPQNGVRIFEADANVTRKMVEEFFGKEKFKCECYAWSGKGSIKSQPATVEIAYLKRQFEANPESTYMVELGHQVDLKCVAPAGMPPPRVYWLRGGQILQSDTDVLVTSEGHLLIGQARAQDTGNYTCVAENIAAKRMAPTSQILVFVNGGWSSWSSWQDCRCPGATLAAGKMSTRTCTNPAPSNGGKTCQGSAIRRTKDCIPCPQVDPARWSAWTEWSECNQDCNKIRKRECIPSSEGRKTCSGKDTQSMKCTTDQCRSVELTKVREANIQNTQNDILLYIGLTVAIFLVCFLSFFVIKIYRKKGQHQSLYNMASNDYHPEFFPDPDKKSLTLQPDVTQTVPPCYEYPYTNPASSVTRSVSEHHYDVPHLTSGSDIQMSPATSSTLESSSGKRSQLSGFTNNSDSTYEVATDTVTLPIATLPTAYAVTPTTSGNYTSSTLSNVGGFLNLSESSVSLLVPEGALSRTRKQELFLSILNEDCFRPKLAEGLTQLSPVVSCGPNISLNKAVVLKVPHCAEITRNNWQISILQSDCSDSQWQNAATLGQETINTNVFCQLDKSSAYLVTESLARYVIVGRSANGAAIKRLKLAVFGPKLCFQSSGDYSIRVYVLEDTDSSMETVFGQEKRLGGYLLDEPRSITFQDGGSNLCLSVDNVSDGWGAKPSTNYQEIPFKHLWQANSNSLHCSFTLENYELSRLLNFKLRVNQKGFDYIQVFDIHCKDDGIELAEKTSSGKFNHNEFVPKTCETTKSNDSRKGVEYAKSAKRLDTKNMIVTDRGVSTCDDFNFRLSKTLRKQLCQCLDPPTPRGNDWRMLAHALKVDRYINFFATKPSPTDCILDLWEARHRSSNALTELKQIFNEMERFDAVNVLDNSLGPNWL
- the LOC130453213 gene encoding netrin receptor UNC5C isoform X1, which gives rise to MKHQPHLPAVAVIFLIFLQVGVICNQDGALLEEQSTPKPTPEQDESLLLNSDLPIFLAEPQNAFVVKGRPATLQCRAAHALSLYFKCNGAKKIETVENWFVDPQNGVRIFEADANVTRKMVEEFFGKEKFKCECYAWSGKGSIKSQPATVEIAYLKRQFEANPESTYMVELGHQVDLKCVAPAGMPPPRVYWLRGGQILQSDTDVLVTSEGHLLIGQARAQDTGNYTCVAENIAAKRMAPTSQILVFVNGGWSSWSSWQDCRCPGATLAAGKMSTRTCTNPAPSNGGKTCQGSAIRRTKDCIPCPQEELVLDNAYDYDTSDNAYVDPARWSAWTEWSECNQDCNKIRKRECIPSSEGRKTCSGKDTQSMKCTTDQCRSVELTKVREANIQNTQNDILLYIGLTVAIFLVCFLSFFVIKIYRKKGQHQSLYNMASNDYHPEFFPDPDKKSLTLQPDVTQTVPPCYEYPYTNPASSVTRSVSEHHYDVPHLTSGSDIQMSPATSSTLESSSGKRSQLSGFTNNSDSTYEVATDTVTLPIATLPTAYAVTPTTSGNYTSSTLSNVGGFLNLSESSVSLLVPEGALSRTRKQELFLSILNEDCFRPKLAEGLTQLSPVVSCGPNISLNKAVVLKVPHCAEITRNNWQISILQSDCSDSQWQNAATLGQETINTNVFCQLDKSSAYLVTESLARYVIVGRSANGAAIKRLKLAVFGPKLCFQSSGDYSIRVYVLEDTDSSMETVFGQEKRLGGYLLDEPRSITFQDGGSNLCLSVDNVSDGWGAKPSTNYQEIPFKHLWQANSNSLHCSFTLENYELSRLLNFKLRVNQKGFDYIQVFDIHCKDDGIELAEKTSSGKFNHNEFVPKTCETTKSNDSRKGVEYAKSAKRLDTKNMIVTDRGVSTCDDFNFRLSKTLRKQLCQCLDPPTPRGNDWRMLAHALKVDRYINFFATKPSPTDCILDLWEARHRSSNALTELKQIFNEMERFDAVNVLDNSLGPNWL